The following proteins are co-located in the Spinactinospora alkalitolerans genome:
- a CDS encoding DUF3039 domain-containing protein, with amino-acid sequence MVMDVFNKVLPESETRPDTSHDDGDRERFAHYVQKDKITESAVSGAPVIALCGKVWVPNRDPKKFPVCPECKKIYEEMMAA; translated from the coding sequence GGACGTTTTCAACAAGGTGCTTCCGGAGAGCGAGACCCGGCCCGACACGTCGCACGACGACGGGGACCGCGAGCGCTTCGCGCACTACGTGCAGAAGGACAAGATCACCGAGAGCGCCGTCAGCGGCGCCCCGGTGATCGCGCTGTGCGGCAAGGTGTGGGTGCCCAACCGCGACCCCAAGAAGTTCCCGGTCTGCCCGGAGTGCAAGAAGATCTACGAGGAGATGATGGCCGCCTGA